A part of Saccharomyces cerevisiae S288C chromosome XIV, complete sequence genomic DNA contains:
- the NPR1 gene encoding serine/threonine protein kinase NPR1 (Protein kinase; stabilizes several plasma membrane amino acid transporters by antagonizing their ubiquitin-mediated degradation; phosphorylates Aly2p; negatively regulates Ldb19p-mediated endocytosis by phosphorylating Ldb19p; positively regulates activity of the three Mep ammonium transport proteins; mediates inhibitory phosphorylation of Mep2p and Par32p; TOR complex negatively regulates Npr1p activity; NPR1 has a paralog, PRR2, that arose from the whole genome duplication), which translates to MSSLTRLLQEKRKNETSNSSPRTSADTLTTTPESQSLDLHSRNKSSSHIGSVSNSSSSDRNRANVPVPGSVTTVTQIYSEEDSSSTAGSSLDDRNQFSSSFLNANFAHTASFYGTSAQSRDRFGSLINDQGTAGLSSHGGSFAAQNRITSRLSTTSHTSGRAIPSLSSSIPYSVPNSNKDNNSSNSNSSSLSSSWLETYAGGMPNNISAIDSNVISSPKVDSVEPRFVISKQKLQKASMDSNNANATQSRSISRSGSFSSQLGNFFFSKNSKESSNSNSAGMSFSANSNGPSPNIKNPNVTNGSTPIPKPIRARQSSIYSASRQPTGSYTDNFYGSPSSVHDHLPPSQSVPRSQHSSIGDLKRFFKKSSNSNLSSNSNNVIPNGSPLSSGIAVPSHSHSSSHFAAGNNSYSTSYNGNGDTIYSHSHGGSGIPFSKRYIKTGADLGAGAGGSVKLAQRISDNKIFAVKEFRTKFENESKRDYVKKITSEYCIGTTLNHPNIIETIEIVYENDRILQVMEYCEYDLFAIVMSNKMSYEEICCCFKQILTGVQYLHSIGLAHRDLKLDNCVINEKGIVKLIDFGAAVVFSYPFSKNLVEASGIVGSDPYLAPEVCIFAKYDPRPVDIWSSAIIFACMILKKFPWKIPKLRDNSFKLFCSGRDCDSLSSLVTRTPDPPSYDESHSTEKKKPESSSNNVSDPNNVNIGPQRLLHSLPEETQHIVGRMIDLAPACRGNIEEIMEDPWIRSIDMCHLVEDGLSFKVVRGEDHHHTQVDQSEAHIAGLEKKKKKQNNQ; encoded by the coding sequence ATGTCTTCATTAACTCGATTGCTACAggaaaaacgaaaaaatgAAACTTCGAACTCATCACCGAGAACTTCTGCTGATACGTTGACCACGACGCCCGAGTCACAATCGCTTGACCTTCACTCTAGGAATAAGAGTAGTAGTCATATTGGTAGCGTGAGTAATAGCAGCAGTAGTGATCGTAATAGGGCTAACGTGCCAGTTCCTGGCAGTGTCACAACTGTTACTCAAATATACTCAGAGGAAGATTCATCATCAACAGCCGGTTCCTCTCTCGACGATAGGAATCAGTTTTCCTCCAGCTTCCTTAATGCAAACTTTGCTCACACTGCATCATTCTACGGCACAAGTGCACAAAGTAGAGATAGATTTGGATCCTTAATAAACGATCAAGGTACTGCAGGACTTTCCTCACATGGTGGTTCTTTTGCTGCACAGAACAGAATCACAAGTAGATTATCTACCACGTCACATACTTCAGGAAGGGCCATTCcttctttatcatcaaGTATACCTTACTCCGTGCCAAATTCTAACAAAGATAACAATAGCTCGAATAGCAACAGCTCCTCTTTGTCTTCTTCGTGGCTCGAAACATATGCAGGCGGTATGCCCAATAATATTTCTGCAATCGATTCAAATGTTATATCCTCCCCAAAAGTAGATAGCGTGGAACCACGTTTTGTTATCTCCAAACAAAAACTCCAAAAAGCATCGATGGATAGTAATAATGCAAATGCCACTCAATCAAGATCTATATCCCGTTCAGGTTCATTCTCTTCACAGCTTgggaattttttcttttccaaaaactCAAAAgaatcttcaaattctaaCTCTGCAGGCATGTCTTTTTCTGCCAATTCCAATGGTCCTTCTCCAAACATTAAGAATCCCAATGTTACCAATGGTTCGACGCCTATCCCGAAGCCTATCCGCGCAAGACAAAGCAGCATATATTCTGCATCAAGACAGCCAACTGGTTCCTATACTGATAACTTTTACGGTTCCCCCTCATCTGTACATGACCACTTACCTCCAAGTCAAAGTGTTCCAAGGTCACAACATTCTTCCATCGGTGATTTAAAGaggttcttcaaaaaaagttctaACAGTAACCTTTCCTCGAATAGTAACAACGTGATCCCGAACGGATCACCTCTTTCTAGCGGAATTGCCGTTCCGTCACACTCTCATTCATCGTCTCATTTTGCCGCAGGGAATAACTCATATTCCACTAGTTATAACGGAAATGGAGATACTATTTATTCTCATAGTCACGGCGGTTCAGGAATTCCGTTCTCAAAAAGGTACATCAAAACCGGTGCCGATTTAGGCGCTGGAGCAGGAGGTTCTGTCAAATTAGCTCAAAGAATTTCAGataacaaaatatttgcaGTGAAGGAGTTTAGAactaaatttgaaaatgaatcCAAAAGAGATTATGTCAAGAAAATTACATCAGAATACTGTATTGGTACAACTTTGAATCATCCCAATATCATTGAAACAATTGAAATCGTGTATGAAAATGATAGAATTCTCCAAGTTATGGAATATTGTGAATACGATTTATTTGCTATTGTAATGAGTAATAAAATGTCCTATGAAGAGATTTGTTGTTGCTTCAAACAAATACTTACTGGTGTACAATATTTGCATAGTATCGGCTTAGCTCATAGAGATCTAAAGCTAGATAATTGTGTTATAAACGAAAAAGGTATTGTAAAATTAATCGATTTTGGTGCTGCTGTGGTATTTTCATATCCATTCTCAAAAAATCTTGTGGAAGCAAGTGGAATTGTTGGAAGTGATCCATATTTAGCACCTGAAGTCTGTATATTTGCGAAGTATGACCCACGTCCCGTAGATATTTGGTCTTCTGCAATCATTTTTGCATGTATGATACTGAAGAAATTTCCATGGAAAATTCCGAAATTAAGGGacaattcattcaaactaTTTTGTTCCGGACGTGATTGCGACTCCTTAAGTAGCTTGGTTACAAGAACTCCTGATCCACCTTCCTACGATGAATCGCACTcaacagaaaagaaaaaacccGAAAGCTCTTCCAATAATGTATCAGATCCTAATAATGTTAATATCGGGCCACAAAGATTGTTGCACTCATTACCAGAAGAGACTCAGCATATTGTTGGACGTATGATTGATTTGGCGCCCGCATGCAGAGGAAATATCGAAGAAATCATGGAAGATCCTTGGATCCGTAGCATTGATATGTGCCACTTGGTTGAAGATGGATTATCGTTCAAAGTGGTTAGAGGAGAAGACCATCATCACACACAAGTGGATCAAAGTGAAGCACATATTGCAGGCctagaaaagaaaaagaaaaagcaaaataaTCAATAA
- a CDS encoding uncharacterized protein (hypothetical protein; expressed at both mRNA and protein levels): protein MKRVTLIVLPRRQFPFLKFHSKEALESAVNLQLIRRKKSVNIQIDSVTFCIYFCLLYFRTLEYHRGTISLHNVTGSKKRDSKANSRSRPSGTITSRGARIGLQGYKSH from the coding sequence atgaagcGGGTAACATTAATTGTCTTACCAAGGCGACAATTCccttttctaaaatttcaCAGCAAAGAAGCTTTAGAAAGTGCAGTAAATCTACAACTCataagaaggaaaaaaagcgTGAACATTCAAATCGACAGCGTAACCTTCTGTATTTATTTCTGTTTGTTGTACTTTCGAACTCTCGAATACCATAGAGGAACTATTAGTCTCCATAATGTCACAGGCAGCAAAAAACGTGATAGTAAAGCTAATAGTAGGAGCAGGCCAAGCGGCACCATCACCTCCCGTGGGGCCCGCATTGGGCTCCAAGGGTATAAAAGCCATTGA